A genome region from Brooklawnia propionicigenes includes the following:
- a CDS encoding 1-phosphofructokinase family hexose kinase, whose product MTESQPTPLVVTFTANPSIDRTIALDAELRRGEVQRAVSITEQAAGKGINVARVVAASGYQVSAVCAGLDEQYSMLAARSAEPLPIQGIQLGAGQHVRGNTTVTEPSGVTTKLNGPGPVLSANQVAEASLLLMDAAEGASWVALSGSLPPGAPVDWYARLVDGLHATGAKIAVDTSDASLDAVLAALPVGSFDLIKPNSDELAQLTGGDAAAFERAAKAGELDEIVDAATALHARGIANVLVTLGGSGAVLVTAEGAWYATAPRITVASTVGAGDSSVAGFILADVAGKSSSEALASAVAYGSAAASLPGTTLPRPEDLPADPVVCTRLR is encoded by the coding sequence ATGACTGAGTCGCAGCCGACGCCACTGGTCGTCACCTTCACAGCCAACCCCAGCATCGACCGGACGATCGCGCTGGACGCGGAGTTGCGCCGCGGCGAGGTACAGCGAGCGGTATCCATCACCGAACAGGCCGCTGGCAAGGGCATCAACGTCGCGCGGGTCGTTGCGGCGTCCGGATACCAGGTGAGCGCGGTCTGTGCCGGGCTGGACGAGCAGTACAGCATGCTCGCCGCCCGCTCGGCCGAGCCGCTGCCGATCCAGGGCATTCAGCTGGGCGCCGGGCAGCATGTGCGCGGCAATACCACCGTCACCGAGCCCAGCGGTGTCACCACCAAATTGAACGGGCCCGGGCCGGTGCTCAGCGCGAATCAGGTCGCCGAGGCATCGTTGCTGCTGATGGACGCGGCAGAGGGCGCCTCCTGGGTGGCGCTGTCGGGGTCATTGCCTCCGGGTGCCCCGGTGGACTGGTATGCGCGACTGGTGGACGGGCTGCACGCTACTGGCGCCAAGATCGCCGTTGACACCTCGGACGCCAGCCTGGACGCGGTACTGGCCGCATTGCCGGTCGGTTCGTTCGACCTCATCAAGCCCAATTCCGACGAACTGGCACAGCTCACCGGCGGCGACGCGGCCGCCTTCGAGCGGGCTGCCAAGGCCGGTGAGCTCGATGAGATCGTGGACGCGGCCACCGCGCTGCACGCCCGTGGTATCGCCAATGTGCTGGTCACCCTCGGCGGCTCCGGCGCAGTACTGGTCACTGCCGAGGGCGCCTGGTATGCCACCGCGCCGCGGATCACCGTGGCCAGCACGGTGGGCGCGGGCGACTCGTCGGTCGCCGGGTTCATCCTCGCCGATGTGGCGGGCAAGTCGTCGTCCGAGGCCTTGGCCAGCGCGGTCGCGTACGGCTCGGCGGCAGCGTCCCTGCCCGGCACCACGCTGCCTCGTCCCGAAGATCTGCCCGCCGATCCGGTGGTCTGCACCCGGCTGCGCTAG
- a CDS encoding phosphoglyceromutase — protein MTYKLILLRHGESEWNSLNLFTGWVDVDLTEKGVAEAKRGGELLAEQDLLPDKLHTSLLRRAIHTAYLALDNCDRHWIPVERSWRLNERHYGALQGLNKADTLEKYGQTQFMQWRRSYDVPPPLLDEDSKYSQFNDVRYADIPADERPRTECLKDVVARMLPYWESAIKPDLVAGKTVLVAAHGNSLRALVKHLDEISDEDIAALNIPTGIPLYYELDDDFQPLVRGGRYLDPEAAEAGQKAVANQGKK, from the coding sequence ATGACCTACAAGCTCATCCTGCTCCGCCACGGCGAGAGCGAATGGAACTCCCTCAATCTGTTCACCGGCTGGGTGGACGTCGACCTGACCGAAAAGGGTGTTGCAGAGGCCAAGCGCGGTGGCGAACTGCTGGCCGAGCAGGACCTGCTGCCCGACAAGCTGCATACCTCTTTGCTGCGCCGTGCGATTCACACGGCTTACCTCGCGCTGGACAACTGTGACCGGCACTGGATCCCCGTGGAGCGTTCCTGGCGGCTCAACGAGCGTCACTACGGTGCCCTGCAGGGCCTCAACAAGGCGGACACCCTTGAGAAGTACGGTCAGACGCAGTTCATGCAGTGGCGCCGCAGCTACGACGTTCCGCCGCCCCTGCTCGACGAGGACTCCAAGTACTCGCAGTTCAATGATGTGCGTTACGCCGACATCCCCGCCGATGAGCGTCCCCGCACCGAGTGCCTCAAAGATGTCGTCGCCCGTATGCTGCCGTACTGGGAGTCGGCCATCAAGCCCGACCTGGTCGCCGGCAAGACCGTGCTGGTCGCGGCACACGGCAATTCGCTGCGCGCGCTGGTCAAGCATCTCGATGAAATCTCGGACGAGGACATCGCGGCGCTCAATATCCCCACCGGCATCCCGCTGTACTACGAGCTGGACGACGATTTCCAGCCGCTGGTCAGGGGCGGTCGCTACCTGGATCCCGAGGCTGCCGAAGCGGGCCAGAAGGCGGTCGCCAATCAGGGTAAGAAGTAG
- a CDS encoding CHAP domain-containing protein: MAAARALVVEAGDQIPGETDSFPYLATHSQTHTPARSLAYTATRALPHTPAGSAGARRGLIGTTDDITIDEFAAARRCQARRAMDPVAAAQSAVLVAAIAGPVARAAEALRAAQAAEAEPATEALETTAILAVGSTLAPEPSAFVARRVRRRRGTMGILGLAAAITFTGVGMSVQAVSASDIINPDAIFATADQKAHVASRVDMVTRDSARPDLREMAASQPVMALTAEPSIEGVFAPGQRAPKTPAEAIATAQSMVGNQNYGNMCLALVSAFYGYTSAGIASAQDAAAVVSAAGMMHTDMSDIPVGALIWYDGGPVGNPYGHVAMYAGDGMIYSNGASTGVGLMSINVPADSWHEPIIGWSAVWLPNATK, translated from the coding sequence ATGGCTGCAGCAAGGGCCCTGGTGGTAGAAGCGGGCGATCAGATTCCCGGAGAGACTGACTCGTTCCCATATCTGGCGACACATTCTCAGACCCACACCCCCGCGCGTTCGTTGGCTTACACCGCGACCCGCGCCCTGCCCCACACCCCGGCTGGCAGCGCCGGCGCTCGCCGTGGGCTGATCGGCACCACCGATGACATCACCATTGATGAGTTCGCCGCCGCTCGCCGCTGCCAGGCGCGCCGGGCCATGGACCCGGTCGCCGCTGCGCAGAGCGCCGTGCTCGTCGCCGCCATCGCCGGACCGGTGGCTCGCGCCGCCGAGGCGCTGCGTGCCGCGCAGGCAGCCGAAGCCGAGCCCGCCACCGAGGCACTCGAGACCACCGCCATCCTGGCAGTCGGATCCACCCTCGCCCCCGAACCGAGCGCTTTCGTCGCCCGGCGCGTTCGCCGCCGCCGCGGCACCATGGGTATCCTCGGGCTGGCAGCCGCCATCACCTTCACCGGTGTCGGAATGTCGGTTCAGGCCGTTTCTGCAAGCGACATCATCAACCCGGACGCGATCTTCGCCACAGCCGACCAGAAGGCCCACGTCGCCTCCCGCGTCGACATGGTCACCCGCGACAGCGCTCGTCCCGACCTCAGGGAGATGGCTGCCAGCCAGCCCGTGATGGCGCTCACCGCCGAGCCGAGCATCGAGGGAGTCTTCGCTCCCGGCCAGCGCGCCCCCAAGACGCCCGCCGAGGCCATCGCGACTGCCCAGTCGATGGTCGGCAACCAGAACTACGGCAACATGTGCCTGGCTCTGGTCTCCGCGTTCTACGGCTACACCAGCGCAGGCATCGCCAGCGCCCAGGACGCGGCGGCTGTGGTCTCCGCCGCAGGCATGATGCACACCGACATGAGCGACATCCCGGTCGGCGCGCTCATCTGGTACGACGGCGGCCCCGTCGGCAACCCCTACGGCCATGTGGCCATGTACGCGGGCGACGGCATGATCTACAGCAACGGCGCCAGCACCGGTGTCGGCCTGATGTCGATCAACGTGCCCGCGGACAGCTGGCACGAGCCGATCATCGGATGGTCGGCGGTCTGGCTGCCCAACGCGACCAAGTAG
- a CDS encoding SDR family NAD(P)-dependent oxidoreductase — MAALASSHDDRKIAVVTGASSGIGAASARALAGDGFKVFCAARRIDRLTELADQIDGVAIACDVTDQDQVDALAAAVGPRCDVVLNNAGGAVGQDPIETADVADWERMYQINVAGTLRVTQALLGAVEAAHGAFIFITSTAAETAYEGGGGYCGVKSAERFMAGSLRLELVGRPIRVCEVSPGMVHTDEFSLVRFGGDQAKADAVYAGVAEPLVAADIAEAVRWIATLPEHVNIDRLVIRPRAQAANWKVARD; from the coding sequence ATGGCTGCTCTCGCTTCTTCTCACGATGATCGAAAAATCGCCGTCGTCACCGGCGCATCCAGCGGCATCGGTGCCGCCAGCGCCCGTGCCCTGGCGGGTGACGGATTCAAGGTGTTCTGCGCGGCGCGGCGCATCGACCGGCTCACCGAACTCGCCGACCAGATCGATGGCGTAGCCATCGCGTGCGATGTCACCGATCAGGACCAGGTGGATGCGCTGGCCGCTGCCGTCGGGCCCCGCTGCGACGTGGTCCTCAACAATGCCGGCGGTGCGGTGGGCCAGGATCCCATCGAGACGGCCGACGTCGCCGACTGGGAGCGGATGTACCAGATCAATGTCGCTGGCACGTTGCGCGTCACCCAGGCTCTGCTGGGAGCCGTCGAGGCCGCGCACGGGGCGTTCATCTTCATCACCTCGACCGCCGCCGAAACCGCCTACGAGGGTGGCGGCGGTTACTGTGGCGTGAAATCGGCGGAGCGCTTCATGGCCGGTTCGCTGCGCCTCGAACTGGTCGGCCGCCCGATCCGAGTGTGTGAGGTCAGCCCCGGCATGGTGCACACCGACGAGTTCTCGCTGGTGCGCTTCGGCGGTGACCAGGCCAAGGCGGACGCCGTCTATGCCGGCGTGGCGGAGCCACTGGTGGCCGCGGACATCGCGGAGGCCGTGCGCTGGATCGCCACATTGCCCGAACATGTCAACATCGACCGGCTGGTGATCAGGCCGCGCGCTCAGGCGGCGAACTGGAAGGTCGCCCGCGACTGA
- a CDS encoding biotin/lipoyl-containing protein, with protein sequence MRLKMTVNGTEYVVDVEAEQEVRAVPAPIVIGGGPGSAPTPTTASVPGAAANAITAPLAGSVARILVKEGDKVDAGQVVIVLEAMKMETEITAPTAGTVDSVLVEVREAVQGGQALVTLA encoded by the coding sequence ATGCGTCTCAAGATGACAGTCAACGGCACCGAGTACGTCGTTGATGTGGAAGCCGAGCAGGAGGTTCGGGCCGTTCCGGCGCCGATCGTCATTGGCGGCGGGCCGGGTTCGGCCCCCACGCCCACGACGGCCTCCGTGCCGGGTGCTGCTGCCAACGCGATCACTGCGCCGCTCGCCGGTTCGGTGGCCCGCATCCTGGTGAAGGAGGGTGACAAGGTCGACGCCGGCCAGGTCGTCATCGTCCTCGAAGCCATGAAGATGGAGACCGAGATCACCGCGCCGACTGCCGGCACTGTGGACTCGGTTCTGGTCGAGGTGCGCGAGGCCGTCCAGGGTGGCCAGGCTCTGGTCACGCTCGCCTGA
- a CDS encoding acyl-CoA carboxylase subunit beta, whose amino-acid sequence MAKQNTMEERLAHLNEERARVQAGGGEARIAKQHEKGKLTARERIAVFTDPGSFIETGAFRKNRTTAFGMDKADMPADGVVTGHASVMGRPVYVASQDFTVVGGSAGEVHNTKVTETMESALMNGAPFVFINDSGGARVQEGIDSLSGYGKVFFANVELSGVVPQISIIAGPCAGGAVYSPALTDFIIQTRKAHMFITGPDVIKQVTGEVVTQDALGGADAHQSISGVTDFVADNDEQALLIAQKILSFLPQNNAEEPPVLFPDDNVELNPGLRDIVPIEGNKGYDVRDVIAALVDYGDFLEVKAGYATNMVTGFGRIVGRSVGFIANQPKSMSGVLDINASDKAARFIRICDAYNIPVINLVDVPGFLPGVAQEHGGIIRHGAKMLFAYSAATVPKITVVLRKAYGGSYLAMCSKELGADKVLAWPSAEIAVMGADGAAAVVFRKEINAAPDPEAKRVEVVQAYRDEFATPFAAAAHGYVDDIIDPADTRRQVAVALALSANKRTQRPPKKHGIFPV is encoded by the coding sequence ATGGCTAAGCAGAACACCATGGAAGAGCGCTTGGCGCACCTCAATGAGGAGCGGGCACGCGTTCAGGCTGGTGGCGGCGAGGCGCGTATCGCGAAGCAGCACGAGAAGGGCAAGCTGACCGCTCGTGAGCGGATCGCCGTTTTCACCGACCCGGGCTCATTCATCGAGACCGGCGCCTTCCGTAAGAACCGCACCACTGCCTTCGGCATGGACAAGGCGGACATGCCCGCCGATGGCGTGGTCACCGGCCATGCCTCGGTGATGGGTCGGCCCGTCTACGTCGCCAGCCAGGACTTCACCGTCGTGGGCGGTTCAGCCGGCGAGGTGCACAACACCAAGGTCACCGAGACGATGGAGAGCGCGCTGATGAACGGCGCTCCGTTCGTCTTCATCAACGACTCGGGTGGCGCGCGCGTCCAGGAGGGCATCGATTCGCTGTCCGGCTACGGCAAGGTCTTCTTCGCCAATGTCGAACTGTCCGGTGTTGTTCCGCAGATCTCGATCATCGCGGGTCCCTGCGCCGGTGGTGCGGTCTACAGCCCCGCGCTGACCGACTTCATCATCCAGACCCGCAAGGCCCACATGTTCATCACCGGGCCCGACGTGATCAAGCAGGTCACCGGCGAGGTCGTCACCCAGGACGCCCTCGGCGGCGCCGATGCTCATCAGTCGATCTCGGGTGTCACCGATTTCGTCGCGGACAACGATGAGCAGGCTCTGCTGATCGCCCAGAAGATTCTGAGCTTCCTGCCGCAGAACAACGCGGAGGAGCCTCCGGTTCTGTTCCCCGATGACAATGTCGAGCTGAATCCCGGACTGCGCGACATCGTCCCGATCGAGGGCAACAAGGGCTACGACGTTCGCGATGTCATCGCAGCGCTGGTCGATTACGGCGACTTCCTCGAAGTCAAGGCCGGCTATGCGACCAACATGGTGACCGGTTTCGGACGCATTGTCGGGCGCTCGGTCGGCTTCATCGCCAACCAGCCGAAGTCGATGTCGGGTGTGCTCGACATCAACGCCTCCGACAAGGCTGCCCGGTTCATCCGGATCTGCGACGCGTACAACATCCCGGTGATCAACCTGGTCGACGTACCGGGCTTCCTGCCCGGCGTGGCACAGGAGCACGGTGGCATCATCCGCCACGGCGCGAAGATGCTGTTCGCATACTCGGCGGCCACTGTGCCGAAGATCACGGTCGTCCTGCGCAAGGCCTATGGTGGCTCGTACCTCGCCATGTGCTCCAAGGAATTGGGCGCTGACAAGGTGCTTGCCTGGCCCAGCGCGGAAATCGCGGTGATGGGCGCCGACGGTGCCGCCGCGGTGGTCTTCCGCAAGGAGATCAACGCTGCTCCCGATCCGGAGGCCAAGCGGGTCGAGGTCGTGCAGGCTTACCGCGATGAGTTCGCGACGCCATTCGCCGCTGCCGCCCACGGCTACGTGGACGACATCATCGATCCGGCCGACACCCGCCGTCAGGTTGCGGTCGCTCTCGCGCTGTCTGCGAACAAGCGAACCCAGCGTCCGCCCAAGAAGCACGGCATTTTCCCGGTCTAG
- a CDS encoding methylmalonyl-CoA carboxytransferase subunit 5S: MSPRQIEVSEPREIGITELVLRDGHQSLLATRMAMEDMVGACADIDAAGYWSVECWGGATYDSCIRFLNEDPWERLRTFRKLLPNSRLQMLLRGQNLLGYRHYEDEVVDRFVDKSAEAGMDVFRVFDAMNDPRNLEHAMAAVKKVGKHAQGTICYTISPVHTVEGYVKLAGELLDMGADSIALKDMAALLKPQPAYDIVKAVKDTYGDVQINVHCHSTTGVTQVSLMKAIEAGADVVDASVSSMSLGPGHNPTESVVEMLEGTGYTTKIDMARVYKVRDHFKKIRPKYAEFESKTLVDTKIFDSQIPGGMLSNMESQLRAQGAADRTDEVMAMVPICRKDAGYPPLVTPSSQIVGTQAVFNVLMGEYKVMTGEFADMMLGYYGASPAPRNPEVIALAAEQAKKEPITVRPADLLAPEWDSLVEQASALPGYDGTEEDVLTFALFPGVAPTFFEHRKEGPKSVARTEAQMKAAAEGQANALSGPITYNVTVNGASHTVSVEPA; the protein is encoded by the coding sequence ATGAGTCCGCGACAAATTGAGGTCTCCGAACCCCGCGAGATTGGTATCACCGAGCTGGTGCTACGCGATGGCCATCAGAGCCTGTTGGCCACCCGCATGGCCATGGAAGATATGGTCGGTGCTTGCGCCGACATCGACGCAGCCGGCTATTGGTCAGTCGAGTGTTGGGGCGGAGCGACCTATGACAGTTGTATCCGTTTCCTGAATGAGGATCCGTGGGAGCGCCTGCGGACCTTCCGCAAGCTGCTGCCGAACAGTCGCCTGCAGATGCTGCTGCGTGGCCAGAACCTGCTCGGCTACCGCCACTACGAGGACGAAGTGGTCGATCGCTTCGTCGACAAGTCGGCTGAGGCCGGCATGGACGTTTTCCGCGTCTTCGACGCCATGAACGATCCGCGCAACCTTGAACACGCCATGGCTGCCGTGAAGAAGGTTGGCAAGCACGCGCAGGGCACCATCTGCTACACCATCTCCCCGGTCCACACCGTGGAGGGTTACGTGAAGCTGGCCGGCGAGCTGCTTGACATGGGCGCCGATTCGATCGCCCTGAAAGACATGGCCGCGCTGCTCAAGCCGCAGCCCGCCTACGACATCGTCAAGGCCGTCAAGGACACCTACGGTGACGTGCAGATCAACGTGCACTGCCACTCGACCACCGGCGTCACCCAGGTCTCGCTGATGAAGGCCATCGAGGCCGGCGCCGATGTGGTGGACGCTTCGGTCAGCTCGATGTCGCTCGGCCCGGGCCACAACCCGACCGAATCGGTCGTCGAGATGCTGGAGGGCACCGGTTACACCACCAAGATCGACATGGCCCGCGTCTACAAGGTGCGCGACCACTTCAAGAAGATCCGCCCCAAGTACGCGGAGTTCGAGTCCAAGACCCTGGTCGACACCAAGATCTTCGATTCGCAGATCCCCGGCGGCATGCTGTCGAACATGGAGTCGCAGCTGCGTGCGCAGGGTGCGGCCGATCGCACCGACGAGGTCATGGCGATGGTCCCGATCTGCCGCAAGGACGCCGGTTACCCGCCCCTGGTCACCCCGTCGTCGCAGATCGTGGGTACCCAGGCCGTGTTCAACGTCCTGATGGGCGAGTACAAGGTCATGACCGGCGAGTTCGCCGACATGATGCTCGGCTACTACGGTGCCTCACCGGCCCCGCGTAACCCCGAGGTCATCGCCCTGGCGGCCGAGCAGGCCAAGAAGGAGCCGATCACCGTTCGTCCGGCCGACCTGCTGGCTCCCGAGTGGGATTCGCTGGTCGAGCAGGCTTCCGCCCTTCCGGGATACGACGGCACCGAGGAAGACGTGCTCACCTTTGCGCTCTTCCCGGGCGTTGCGCCGACGTTCTTCGAGCACCGCAAGGAGGGCCCGAAGTCGGTCGCTCGCACCGAGGCTCAGATGAAGGCCGCGGCCGAAGGCCAGGCGAACGCTCTGTCCGGACCGATCACCTACAACGTCACCGTCAACGGGGCCAGTCACACCGTTTCCGTTGAGCCGGCCTGA
- the asnB gene encoding asparagine synthase (glutamine-hydrolyzing): MCGLMGFISTGTLDEARVGQVAEGMVCARHRGPDDTAVWHDDRAIFGFNRLSIIDIEGSKQPLRWGPPDNPDRYAMTFNGEIYNYVELRARLATDDKAVFRTSGDGEAIVAGYHYHGPDWVKQLRGMFAFVIWDTETQTAFGARDWFGIKPLYLAETGDGFGFASEAKSLRALTGPAVVDTDALRHYLVLQYVPEPESADAHLRRIESGTSFTLRDGVLTAKRYFRPRFAPTKVNGPEAEAELYAQILEVLDDSVAKHMRADVTVGSFLSGGIDSTAIAALAKKYNPNLLTFTTGFEREGYSEVDVAAESAEAIGVKHYVKTVSETELCETLPLIVWYLDDPVADPALVPLYFVAREARKHVKVVLSGEGADELFGGYNIYREPLSLRPLTALPNPLRKGLAAVSRVLPQGFRGKSLLERGSIDLEQRYYGNARNFRESQLQAVLRDYTPSSFREITDPIYELSRGWDPVARMQHLDLFTWLRGDILVKADKVTMANSLELRVPFLDKEVFEVARHIPISQKITRNQSKVAMRKALEPVVPAHVLNRKKLGFPVPIRVYLRDDYGYEWARSIIESAGTTEFIDPLAALEMLDAHRRGDADNSRQIWTLLVFMLWYDIFVTEQVKPEVPHPQYPVHL; this comes from the coding sequence ATGTGTGGCTTGATGGGCTTCATCTCGACCGGCACGCTCGATGAGGCAAGGGTCGGCCAGGTCGCCGAAGGCATGGTCTGCGCACGGCATCGTGGCCCGGACGACACCGCGGTCTGGCATGACGACCGCGCGATCTTCGGCTTCAACCGGCTGAGCATCATCGACATCGAAGGCTCCAAGCAGCCGCTGCGCTGGGGCCCCCCGGACAATCCCGACCGCTACGCGATGACCTTCAACGGGGAGATCTACAACTACGTCGAGCTGCGCGCCCGGCTGGCCACCGATGACAAGGCGGTCTTCCGCACGTCGGGCGACGGCGAGGCGATCGTGGCGGGCTACCACTATCACGGCCCCGACTGGGTCAAGCAGTTGCGCGGCATGTTCGCATTCGTCATCTGGGACACCGAGACCCAGACGGCTTTCGGCGCGCGCGACTGGTTCGGCATCAAGCCGCTGTATCTCGCCGAGACCGGCGACGGCTTCGGGTTCGCGTCGGAGGCGAAGAGCTTGCGGGCGCTGACCGGGCCGGCCGTGGTCGACACCGATGCCCTGCGGCACTACCTCGTCCTGCAGTACGTACCCGAGCCGGAGTCTGCCGATGCGCATCTGCGCCGCATCGAGTCGGGCACCAGCTTCACGCTGCGCGATGGTGTGCTGACCGCCAAGCGGTACTTCCGCCCGCGGTTCGCACCCACGAAGGTGAACGGCCCCGAAGCCGAAGCGGAACTGTACGCGCAGATCCTCGAGGTACTCGACGATTCGGTCGCCAAGCACATGCGAGCCGATGTCACCGTCGGCTCGTTCCTGTCGGGCGGCATCGACTCCACCGCGATCGCCGCGCTGGCCAAGAAGTACAACCCGAACCTGCTGACCTTCACCACCGGCTTCGAACGCGAGGGCTACTCCGAGGTCGACGTGGCAGCCGAGTCGGCAGAAGCGATCGGCGTCAAGCACTATGTGAAGACGGTCAGTGAGACCGAGTTGTGCGAGACACTGCCGTTGATCGTCTGGTATCTGGACGATCCGGTCGCCGACCCGGCCCTGGTGCCGCTGTATTTCGTGGCCCGCGAGGCCCGCAAGCACGTCAAGGTGGTGCTGTCGGGTGAGGGCGCGGACGAGCTGTTCGGCGGCTACAACATTTACCGGGAACCGCTGAGCCTGCGTCCGCTCACCGCACTGCCCAACCCGCTGCGCAAGGGTCTTGCGGCGGTCAGCCGGGTGCTACCGCAGGGCTTCCGCGGCAAGAGCCTGCTGGAGCGCGGCTCGATCGATCTGGAGCAGCGCTACTACGGCAATGCCCGCAACTTCCGCGAATCCCAGTTGCAGGCCGTGCTGCGTGACTACACGCCCAGCTCGTTCCGCGAGATCACCGACCCGATCTACGAACTGTCCCGGGGCTGGGATCCGGTGGCCCGGATGCAGCATCTGGACCTGTTCACCTGGCTGCGCGGCGACATCTTGGTGAAGGCGGACAAGGTCACCATGGCCAACTCGCTGGAGTTGCGGGTGCCCTTCCTCGACAAGGAGGTATTCGAGGTCGCCCGGCATATCCCGATCAGCCAGAAGATCACCCGCAACCAGTCGAAGGTGGCCATGCGCAAGGCGCTGGAACCGGTCGTTCCGGCGCACGTCCTGAACCGCAAGAAGCTCGGTTTCCCGGTGCCGATCCGCGTCTATCTGCGCGATGACTACGGCTACGAGTGGGCCCGCTCGATCATCGAATCAGCCGGGACCACCGAGTTCATCGATCCACTGGCGGCCCTCGAGATGCTGGACGCCCACCGTCGCGGCGATGCCGACAACTCGCGGCAGATCTGGACACTGCTGGTCTTCATGCTCTGGTACGACATCTTCGTGACCGAGCAGGTCAAGCCCGAGGTGCCGCATCCGCAGTACCCGGTCCACCTGTGA
- a CDS encoding GAF domain-containing protein, which produces MNSYDIAFVPSDERSHREVLEKIHAAWFRGERPPAQPRPVIRDSWLRLKRCGLNPVNQPAAVADRARGDDAAILAVLPIVRGMIGPLLDDDHILLVLADANGTVRWRAGGRAILRRADQLAFRPGGHWSEKAVGTNAIGTALSTGTPVHVHAAEHFYLSHHGWSCAAAPVIDPRMMRPLGVIDLSSPADQANPMAVALVASVARQIGVELKEEHRRDLGRLAAATRTPGAGRWMLVDDWGWVAAAEGVASSARIRLPSGLSGSFPVDGLGVAGAERVAGGWLLRPAARSEGVQAQLELTIGAHRCWLAAPGAKATSIHELTGRRASIVAWLADHPAGVSARELAEAVYGRPDAVTAVRAEICRVNSALGTVVQSRPYRLSESIRVIDER; this is translated from the coding sequence GTGAACTCGTATGACATTGCATTCGTACCGTCGGATGAGAGATCGCACCGCGAGGTGCTGGAGAAGATTCATGCTGCCTGGTTCCGCGGAGAGCGCCCGCCCGCTCAGCCGCGTCCGGTGATCCGCGACTCCTGGTTGCGGCTGAAGCGTTGTGGCCTGAATCCGGTCAACCAACCCGCGGCCGTCGCGGACCGCGCCAGAGGCGACGATGCCGCGATTCTGGCGGTGCTGCCGATCGTGCGGGGCATGATCGGCCCGCTGCTGGACGACGATCACATCCTGCTGGTGCTGGCCGATGCGAACGGGACGGTCCGCTGGCGGGCGGGTGGCCGGGCGATCCTGCGCCGCGCCGATCAGCTCGCCTTCCGTCCCGGTGGGCACTGGTCGGAGAAGGCCGTCGGCACGAACGCGATCGGGACCGCGTTGAGCACCGGAACGCCGGTGCATGTGCATGCGGCCGAGCATTTCTACCTCAGCCATCACGGCTGGAGTTGTGCGGCGGCGCCGGTGATCGATCCGCGGATGATGCGCCCACTCGGCGTGATCGATCTGTCCTCCCCGGCGGACCAGGCAAATCCGATGGCGGTGGCTCTGGTGGCCAGCGTCGCACGCCAGATCGGGGTCGAGCTCAAGGAGGAGCATCGTCGCGACCTCGGCCGGCTGGCGGCAGCGACCAGGACTCCAGGCGCCGGCCGCTGGATGCTGGTGGACGACTGGGGTTGGGTCGCGGCGGCCGAAGGGGTCGCCAGTTCGGCGAGGATCAGGCTGCCCTCCGGATTGAGCGGATCCTTCCCGGTCGACGGGCTCGGCGTCGCGGGCGCTGAACGGGTGGCGGGCGGCTGGCTGCTGCGTCCGGCTGCTCGGTCCGAGGGTGTTCAGGCGCAACTCGAGTTGACGATCGGGGCGCACCGCTGCTGGCTCGCCGCGCCGGGCGCCAAGGCGACCAGCATTCACGAACTGACAGGCCGCCGAGCCTCCATCGTGGCCTGGCTGGCCGATCATCCCGCTGGCGTCAGCGCGCGCGAACTGGCGGAGGCGGTCTATGGGCGCCCGGACGCCGTGACCGCGGTCCGGGCCGAGATCTGCCGGGTCAATTCAGCGCTCGGGACGGTCGTGCAGTCTCGTCCGTACCGGCTTTCGGAGAGCATCCGGGTGATCGACGAACGCTGA